Proteins encoded within one genomic window of Halocatena marina:
- a CDS encoding MFS transporter, which yields MSRSFISRIVSVSNPREVWLITVAHAVNEFYSVALPPILPLLVNDFSISYGEAGALLTIFFATYSIFQLPAGILADRIGQRWLLAAGMIVLAAGILVAAGAQNYWTLVAAEALAGIGGSTYHPTGMSLISDLERGDTEGKAMGIHGLGGVVGTALAPALVGGLAALFDWRFALTVSAAVGVVYAVIFLIVFHDVEPDNAATAKPDGGTDGKDEAHSSAESGTSWSDHSMFGSVPLERWVAVLFLANLTIATEIGAVRTFVTSYLVEHVGTTAAVANGIFFVMLVGAGVSSLGGGSLADTMDRRTLGFVAMAISTVVLGTTTLVPLVLIALFVWFFILGVVLWAALPAMNAITSQYSEQAFSGSLFGVMLTAGSLGGAIGPLLFGVAAEQFGLGAAFPLVAGVSAIGALAFLAMYRI from the coding sequence GTGTCGCGTTCGTTCATCTCACGGATCGTATCTGTCTCGAATCCCCGCGAAGTCTGGCTCATTACGGTCGCGCACGCTGTCAACGAATTCTACAGTGTTGCACTCCCTCCAATCCTGCCGTTACTGGTGAACGACTTTTCGATTTCGTACGGCGAGGCTGGAGCGCTTCTCACCATCTTCTTTGCCACATATTCGATATTTCAGTTACCAGCAGGAATTCTGGCAGACCGGATTGGTCAACGGTGGCTTCTCGCTGCAGGGATGATCGTGCTAGCGGCGGGGATTCTCGTTGCCGCCGGGGCACAGAACTATTGGACACTCGTTGCCGCCGAGGCTCTCGCTGGCATCGGCGGAAGCACCTATCACCCAACGGGGATGTCGCTCATTAGTGATTTAGAGCGTGGTGACACCGAGGGGAAAGCGATGGGAATTCATGGACTCGGTGGCGTCGTGGGAACTGCCCTTGCGCCGGCGCTCGTAGGCGGTCTCGCAGCACTCTTCGACTGGCGGTTCGCTCTCACGGTGAGCGCAGCGGTGGGTGTGGTCTATGCAGTCATCTTTTTGATTGTTTTCCATGACGTAGAGCCAGACAACGCAGCCACAGCCAAACCTGACGGCGGCACTGACGGAAAAGATGAGGCACACAGCAGTGCTGAAAGCGGAACGTCGTGGTCCGATCACAGCATGTTCGGGTCGGTACCACTCGAACGCTGGGTTGCGGTATTATTTCTTGCTAACCTTACCATCGCTACAGAGATTGGTGCGGTTCGCACCTTTGTGACGTCCTACCTCGTTGAGCACGTGGGAACGACTGCCGCGGTCGCCAATGGGATATTCTTCGTCATGCTCGTCGGTGCGGGTGTCTCCTCGCTTGGGGGCGGCTCTCTCGCAGACACCATGGATCGACGAACGCTCGGTTTCGTGGCAATGGCTATCTCAACGGTCGTACTGGGCACGACAACTCTCGTTCCGTTAGTCCTCATTGCCCTCTTCGTGTGGTTTTTCATTCTCGGTGTCGTGCTGTGGGCAGCGCTGCCCGCTATGAATGCCATCACGTCACAGTACTCCGAGCAAGCGTTCAGTGGGAGCTTGTTTGGTGTGATGCTCACAGCGGGGTCGCTTGGTGGCGCGATAGGACCTTTGTTGTTCGGTGTTGCTGCTGAGCAGTTTGGCTTGGGTGCAGCGTTTCCGTTGGTAGCTGGTGTGAGTGCAATCGGTGCTCTTGCATTTCTTGCGATGTACCGAATTTGA
- a CDS encoding DUF5828 family protein: protein MKESVFGFIQEGEWVAIVEHGERISAALNSVGIDGESFEEWNEWRPKAHERINDDIIEKTAEQASVSRGDGERAGALPDEDVRTAGKELSDATNNIIEGEINEAISEGKDAVTYAARAVDSAGRKAIRAAEEPVYKHVMTQVSPCYFDNELISANVSRIQDNEKNYVFEVNIVDDELKEQISEQLAAYEEEIDRWRIETEKNTRTVAATEGVDMSE, encoded by the coding sequence ATGAAGGAAAGCGTCTTTGGATTCATCCAAGAAGGGGAGTGGGTTGCGATCGTCGAACACGGTGAACGAATCAGTGCGGCATTGAATTCTGTCGGTATTGACGGCGAATCATTCGAAGAGTGGAACGAGTGGCGGCCAAAAGCCCACGAGCGAATCAACGACGATATTATCGAAAAGACCGCCGAGCAAGCGAGTGTCTCAAGAGGTGATGGTGAGCGGGCAGGCGCCTTGCCTGATGAAGACGTTCGAACTGCTGGCAAGGAACTGTCGGACGCAACCAACAATATCATAGAGGGCGAGATCAACGAGGCAATTTCCGAAGGAAAAGACGCCGTTACGTATGCGGCCCGTGCTGTCGATTCAGCAGGGCGAAAAGCAATTCGTGCGGCTGAAGAACCTGTCTATAAGCACGTAATGACGCAAGTTTCCCCGTGTTATTTCGACAACGAACTGATTAGTGCGAACGTATCACGGATACAGGACAACGAGAAAAACTACGTCTTTGAGGTGAACATTGTCGACGACGAACTCAAAGAACAGATCAGCGAACAGCTCGCCGCATACGAGGAAGAGATTGATCGCTGGCGAATCGAGACTGAGAAAAACACCCGGACAGTTGCGGCCACTGAAGGTGTCGACATGTCTGAATGA
- a CDS encoding CAP domain-containing protein, producing MGVIDAGPAADSTIETPEPLPDWSFVWEIPIDGDSGADLQEQSDSADRASVGDPVQGPPGTTRIENGQASISSNEIEVRVHKRVNVIRTENNLSKLEHSGEIATISRTYSYDMGEREYFSHVSPEGERPDDRFGDLYPSKCHAIGENLARLSGVIALDADDIAERVVDGWMNSKGHRKNILTDKWDSQGIGVYIDGRSVYVTQEFCDEW from the coding sequence ATGGGAGTGATTGATGCCGGACCAGCAGCCGATAGCACGATTGAAACCCCGGAACCACTCCCAGATTGGTCGTTTGTATGGGAAATACCGATCGATGGAGATTCCGGAGCAGATCTGCAAGAGCAATCTGATTCCGCAGACAGAGCGTCTGTTGGTGATCCCGTTCAGGGGCCTCCAGGGACGACACGCATCGAAAACGGACAGGCATCGATTAGTTCCAACGAGATCGAAGTACGTGTCCACAAGCGGGTCAACGTGATTCGGACGGAGAACAACTTATCAAAGTTAGAGCACAGCGGCGAGATAGCTACGATCTCGCGAACGTACAGCTATGACATGGGAGAACGAGAGTATTTCAGTCACGTTAGTCCCGAAGGGGAGAGACCCGACGACCGGTTCGGTGATCTGTATCCGAGCAAGTGCCACGCTATTGGCGAAAATCTCGCACGCTTGAGTGGTGTCATAGCCCTGGATGCTGACGACATCGCAGAACGAGTCGTCGATGGGTGGATGAACTCCAAAGGCCACCGTAAGAATATTCTCACCGATAAATGGGACAGTCAAGGAATTGGTGTCTATATCGACGGCAGGAGCGTGTACGTCACCCAGGAATTCTGTGACGAATGGTAA
- a CDS encoding glycosyltransferase family 39 protein, which translates to MQADRQSSLHPVFNDGRVWLVSAMIVSLIISAVYYITHPYPAYGAGLFLAMADQIQATGYHFPTTIPHYTLGGVPFAYPPLQFFVVAVLLDLGADPLLLTRVLPGSIIALYLIPFYALAKEILGSVQIAGLATVILAATPDVLSWHLSAGGIVRAPAYLLLLTGLYSGVRLFKTGQRQWLASSVVLFGLMVLSHPTYTSFFATSYLLLYVAYDRSLLGLVRGASVAAGGFILAAPWWTHVLNNYGMATITGAAATHEGLINELPLIIARLSGPFHAGNAILVWNVLIFVGIAVLLWRREGVLPAWFALAVLVMNEPRFPLVPGVMLAAVALHSLLTHQLGDGTDADWQQWRSVARWGIRGSVVVVVGFMIFVGGVYASGSLVGGGPSMVSFIDDDDMTTMNWVQNETPPDAKFVVLGDAGEWFPYFTDRTMLVGRWGVEWTTPAEYRAQLTKYWELSTCHTEQCLTETLHRHNVNPEYVYVPTEQYAALGIVQHQPPSMRQTLVDSERYQLEHESEGAAVFRVVGEQDITRENSSHSQSTSSRRTTTAITTENVGDGVA; encoded by the coding sequence GTGCAAGCAGATAGACAATCATCACTTCACCCAGTGTTCAACGATGGTCGCGTATGGCTTGTATCTGCGATGATCGTCTCTCTCATCATCTCTGCTGTGTACTACATCACACATCCGTATCCAGCGTACGGTGCAGGGCTATTTCTCGCAATGGCCGACCAGATACAAGCCACTGGGTATCATTTCCCAACGACTATACCTCACTACACACTCGGAGGCGTTCCGTTCGCGTATCCACCACTGCAGTTCTTCGTGGTTGCTGTACTGCTCGACCTTGGAGCCGACCCGCTACTTCTCACACGAGTCCTTCCAGGGAGTATCATCGCACTCTACCTCATTCCATTCTATGCATTGGCAAAAGAAATACTCGGTTCAGTGCAGATAGCGGGCCTTGCGACAGTCATTCTCGCGGCGACCCCTGATGTGCTGTCGTGGCACCTCTCAGCCGGAGGGATCGTTCGTGCACCGGCGTACTTACTGTTGCTTACCGGACTCTACAGTGGCGTCCGTCTGTTCAAGACCGGTCAGCGTCAATGGCTTGCATCGTCAGTCGTGCTGTTTGGACTGATGGTCCTCTCACACCCGACGTACACGTCGTTTTTCGCCACGAGCTATCTTCTCTTGTACGTGGCGTACGATCGGTCGCTGTTGGGATTGGTCAGGGGCGCGTCGGTCGCTGCTGGAGGATTCATCTTGGCGGCACCGTGGTGGACACACGTCCTCAACAACTACGGCATGGCAACGATTACTGGCGCTGCCGCCACGCACGAAGGACTCATCAACGAATTACCGCTTATCATCGCTCGGTTGTCCGGACCCTTCCACGCAGGAAATGCAATATTGGTGTGGAATGTCCTGATATTCGTCGGGATCGCGGTTTTACTCTGGCGAAGAGAGGGTGTCCTTCCGGCGTGGTTCGCGCTTGCCGTCTTGGTGATGAATGAGCCCCGATTTCCACTCGTCCCTGGTGTCATGCTCGCTGCCGTCGCGCTGCACTCGCTTCTCACTCATCAGCTCGGAGATGGAACCGACGCGGACTGGCAGCAATGGCGATCGGTCGCTCGATGGGGAATTCGAGGGTCGGTTGTTGTCGTCGTTGGTTTCATGATCTTCGTTGGCGGCGTCTACGCGTCGGGTTCGTTGGTCGGTGGCGGTCCGTCGATGGTTTCGTTCATTGATGACGACGACATGACAACAATGAATTGGGTACAAAATGAAACGCCACCCGACGCCAAGTTTGTCGTGCTCGGTGATGCTGGAGAGTGGTTCCCGTACTTCACCGACCGTACGATGCTCGTTGGCCGATGGGGTGTCGAGTGGACCACTCCTGCGGAGTACCGAGCGCAACTCACGAAGTACTGGGAACTTTCGACCTGCCACACCGAACAGTGTCTCACAGAGACATTGCATCGACACAACGTGAATCCCGAGTACGTGTATGTCCCGACTGAACAGTACGCTGCGCTGGGGATTGTACAACACCAACCACCGTCGATGCGCCAAACACTCGTTGATTCCGAGAGATATCAATTAGAACACGAGAGTGAAGGAGCAGCAGTGTTCCGAGTTGTCGGAGAACAGGACATCACTCGGGAAAACAGTAGTCATTCGCAGTCCACGTCTTCTCGTAGAACAACGACCGCCATCACTACCGAGAACGTGGGTGACGGCGTAGCGTAG
- a CDS encoding ester cyclase, which translates to MSQTSENTEIVRKFVEQAFNNGDLGAADEYIAADFVRHDPAAEDIRGRDEYKEFIEMNRDAFPDYHENIESIIAQDDTVMYRWKLHGTQKGEIMGVEPTGNEVEVTGMIEMRLEDGEITELWGDFDALGMLEQLDAIPEQVAE; encoded by the coding sequence ATGTCACAGACATCAGAGAACACAGAGATTGTTCGAAAATTCGTAGAGCAAGCGTTCAATAACGGAGATCTCGGTGCTGCCGACGAGTACATTGCCGCAGATTTTGTTCGGCACGACCCTGCCGCCGAAGACATTCGTGGACGAGATGAATATAAAGAATTCATCGAGATGAACAGAGATGCGTTCCCCGACTACCACGAAAACATCGAGAGCATCATTGCACAGGATGACACGGTGATGTATCGGTGGAAATTACACGGCACACAGAAGGGCGAGATTATGGGGGTCGAGCCAACTGGAAACGAAGTTGAGGTTACCGGAATGATTGAAATGCGCCTCGAAGACGGAGAGATCACCGAGCTGTGGGGTGATTTCGATGCATTGGGAATGCTCGAACAGCTCGACGCGATTCCCGAACAAGTCGCCGAGTAA
- a CDS encoding HalOD1 output domain-containing protein, which translates to MSPNSTDTEPHVDPDPISRTLQLTLGSDQSLSTEIVMGVARASEVDPTQLHQALHEVINPSALDALFQPKADGTKRPHGTVCFSFHGYHVSAKADGTITLLSEFDRLKQQGVNLLVCGTVPDAIRDELSTRLLGDAGRDRTALFALSDRPTQTAVHRLSDAQIPQQRAHVISTGDSARSAAAQTNTTQTDLELSRVSGSLEDVQAAILQTLSDLEHHNETFEPADLRFCFDSLRPFVDRADPDQITTSLTQICNAIKQRDGMGQFQLPYAFDSSQVQNVRQSFEIVVEMRVSEHGPEYRWHLQTSNFTTRWMPL; encoded by the coding sequence ATGTCTCCGAACAGTACCGACACGGAACCACACGTGGATCCAGATCCAATCTCGCGGACACTACAGCTCACACTGGGGTCCGATCAGTCGCTGAGTACTGAGATCGTCATGGGCGTTGCGCGCGCTAGCGAGGTCGATCCGACGCAACTCCATCAGGCACTGCACGAAGTCATCAACCCGAGTGCATTAGATGCCCTGTTTCAGCCGAAAGCAGACGGCACCAAACGACCACACGGCACGGTCTGTTTTTCCTTCCATGGGTATCATGTCTCTGCCAAGGCGGATGGGACGATCACGCTACTCTCTGAATTCGATCGCCTCAAACAACAGGGAGTGAATCTTCTCGTGTGCGGTACAGTCCCAGACGCTATTCGTGATGAGTTGAGCACACGCCTGCTCGGCGATGCCGGCCGTGATCGGACAGCTCTCTTTGCACTCTCGGATCGTCCGACGCAAACAGCCGTTCACCGCCTCTCGGATGCACAAATTCCACAGCAGCGAGCACACGTAATTTCGACTGGTGATTCAGCTCGCTCTGCTGCAGCACAGACTAATACGACGCAGACCGATCTGGAACTGTCGAGAGTGTCTGGCTCGCTTGAAGACGTTCAAGCGGCAATTCTCCAGACACTTTCTGATCTCGAACACCACAATGAGACGTTTGAGCCAGCAGATCTCCGATTCTGTTTCGATTCACTGCGGCCATTCGTCGACAGAGCCGATCCCGACCAGATCACGACTTCGCTGACTCAGATCTGCAATGCCATCAAACAGCGAGACGGAATGGGACAGTTCCAACTTCCGTACGCATTTGACTCCTCACAAGTACAGAATGTGCGCCAGAGCTTCGAGATCGTCGTTGAGATGCGCGTCAGTGAACACGGGCCAGAATACCGCTGGCATCTCCAAACGAGTAACTTTACGACACGGTGGATGCCGCTCTGA
- a CDS encoding M20 family metallopeptidase has translation MTVVDRDAELETLARDLVRIESESPPGNEAAVVECVTDWLETNNIDHHIVEKPYEDRPQLAARVGSGDPTVVYNGHVDVVPAGDPDRWTNNPYDGHIEDGMLYGRGAADMKTGLAVGLCALRSMRETLKDGHRSGSVVLHAAIGEETADPGTKTLLEEGYDGDYGIVLEPTDFRVATRSKGLACYELTVYGEQSHASRPDQGSNAIETAGQLLDIIAEYDADLRKNKDPLVGHAYATVTQMEAGTDSNMAVLPEEATLLLDRRVLPAESLDDVDREIVTLLDRLETEHGAGASWRRVQEYAAASVPTDTHLAQVLRSHVDAVTGTLPDPWGIEAATDVRNFVNDAGMEAVTWGPGHLEQAHTVDECVDLRDAAAGLEILKRTTEDLLESADNG, from the coding sequence ATGACTGTGGTAGATAGAGACGCGGAACTCGAAACGCTCGCACGCGATCTTGTCCGCATCGAATCAGAGAGCCCACCGGGGAACGAAGCCGCTGTTGTCGAATGTGTGACTGATTGGTTGGAGACGAATAATATCGACCATCACATTGTGGAGAAGCCGTACGAGGACAGACCACAACTCGCTGCCCGCGTCGGTTCGGGGGATCCAACTGTGGTGTACAACGGTCACGTAGATGTCGTTCCCGCTGGCGACCCCGATCGCTGGACGAATAATCCATACGACGGTCACATCGAAGACGGAATGCTCTATGGGCGGGGGGCAGCGGATATGAAAACAGGGCTGGCAGTGGGGCTGTGTGCGCTCCGGTCGATGCGAGAGACACTCAAAGACGGACACCGGAGCGGTTCCGTCGTTCTGCACGCCGCGATTGGTGAGGAGACGGCTGATCCCGGCACAAAAACACTCCTTGAAGAAGGATATGATGGTGACTACGGGATTGTTCTGGAACCGACCGACTTTCGGGTAGCCACGCGGTCGAAGGGACTTGCGTGCTATGAGCTTACGGTCTACGGTGAGCAATCACACGCGAGCCGCCCCGATCAGGGGAGCAACGCTATCGAGACGGCCGGCCAGCTCCTCGATATCATAGCGGAGTACGACGCTGACCTCCGGAAAAACAAAGACCCTCTCGTCGGCCATGCCTACGCGACGGTCACACAGATGGAAGCCGGTACCGATTCGAACATGGCGGTGCTGCCCGAGGAGGCGACTCTTCTACTCGATCGGCGCGTTCTTCCGGCGGAATCGCTCGATGATGTGGACAGAGAGATTGTGACGCTGCTCGATCGCCTCGAGACAGAACACGGCGCCGGCGCGTCGTGGCGACGAGTGCAAGAGTATGCCGCAGCGTCTGTTCCAACGGATACACATCTTGCACAGGTGCTTCGGTCACACGTCGATGCAGTGACTGGAACGCTGCCCGATCCGTGGGGTATTGAAGCCGCTACCGACGTCCGAAACTTCGTGAACGACGCTGGGATGGAAGCCGTTACGTGGGGGCCGGGGCACCTCGAACAGGCACACACAGTCGACGAATGCGTTGATCTGCGTGATGCTGCTGCGGGGCTCGAAATTCTCAAGCGGACAACTGAAGACCTGCTCGAATCAGCAGACAATGGGTGA
- a CDS encoding inorganic phosphate transporter yields the protein MVPVEQLLILITAGVASLFMAWTIGAGSSGSAPFAPAVGARAISVMRAGFFVGILGLAGAVLQGENVADAVGTGLVGGVSLTALAATVLLLLAAGLVAVGIFTGYPIATAFTVTGSVIGVGLALGGHPAWAAYIEIGTLWVLIPFVGGGIAYLTGRLLRCDSISEHHSIPVLGAVVGLVLANIPFSLLGSNSDSASIAGVVTAGLELPMSPLFGQSFVSLIVALLLAVILRWDLDSDIESAQRHFLLVLGGLVAFSAGGSQVGLAVGPLLAAFNDASLSITVPLLALLAFGGIGLLVGSWMGSPRLIKAIAQDYASLGPRRSIAALIPSFAIAQTAVLFGIPVSFNEIIVSAVVGSGFAASGSGMSTRKMFYTVLAWVGSFAFAVVVGYGIMEAVEIVF from the coding sequence ATGGTTCCCGTCGAACAACTACTGATCCTCATCACTGCTGGTGTGGCGAGTCTCTTTATGGCCTGGACGATCGGTGCTGGCTCGTCTGGATCGGCTCCTTTCGCCCCAGCTGTTGGCGCACGCGCCATTTCTGTGATGCGGGCTGGTTTTTTCGTCGGCATACTCGGACTCGCTGGTGCCGTCCTCCAAGGTGAAAACGTCGCGGATGCGGTCGGTACTGGTCTCGTTGGCGGCGTCTCGCTCACCGCGTTAGCAGCGACAGTCCTCTTGTTGCTTGCAGCCGGTCTCGTGGCGGTCGGTATCTTCACCGGTTACCCAATCGCAACGGCGTTTACTGTTACAGGCTCCGTGATTGGTGTTGGCCTCGCTCTCGGAGGGCATCCTGCGTGGGCTGCATACATCGAGATCGGCACACTGTGGGTTCTCATCCCATTTGTTGGCGGCGGCATCGCGTATCTCACAGGGCGGCTGCTCCGATGTGATAGCATTTCCGAACACCACAGTATACCTGTCCTTGGCGCCGTTGTTGGTCTTGTCCTCGCGAATATCCCGTTTAGCCTTCTCGGTTCCAATTCAGACAGTGCATCGATTGCAGGGGTCGTTACGGCGGGACTTGAGCTTCCTATGTCGCCACTCTTTGGACAATCGTTCGTCTCGCTGATTGTCGCTCTCCTGTTAGCAGTCATTCTCCGATGGGATCTCGATTCTGATATCGAAAGCGCCCAGCGACACTTTCTGTTGGTACTCGGTGGCCTCGTCGCGTTTTCAGCGGGTGGCAGCCAAGTGGGACTCGCAGTCGGACCACTGCTTGCAGCGTTCAATGACGCCTCACTCTCGATTACAGTGCCGTTGCTGGCACTGCTTGCGTTTGGCGGTATTGGCCTCTTAGTAGGCTCGTGGATGGGTTCCCCACGGCTGATTAAAGCAATCGCTCAGGACTACGCTTCGCTTGGTCCACGGCGATCGATTGCCGCACTGATCCCCTCATTTGCGATCGCACAGACGGCTGTGCTATTCGGGATTCCAGTGTCATTTAACGAGATTATTGTCAGTGCGGTCGTCGGCAGTGGCTTCGCAGCGAGTGGTTCTGGAATGAGCACTCGAAAGATGTTCTACACCGTACTTGCGTGGGTGGGTTCATTCGCGTTTGCAGTTGTCGTTGGATACGGTATCATGGAGGCTGTCGAAATCGTATTCTGA
- a CDS encoding FAD-binding oxidoreductase: MTHDCSFLDNLDLDGDISWSQSDRENHAGDFGTSETDEVEPDAVVFAESTTDVSRVVAAANDRGVPVTPYAAGTGLEANATPIEGGISLDTTQMDSIVEIGPNDLQIEVEAGVIGDDVNEALERYGLFFPPLPSSGSISTIGGMIATDASGQQTVKYGEVADWVLELTVVLADGSVINVGSKAAKTSSGYNIKELLIGSEGTLGIITRATLQLAGRPEQIKGGRAVFPTLTDATEAISDAITAGVDVAKIELIDDQTAVLANDYSDTELPEKPMIFLEFHADHGIDEEIDFCRSIFNAHEMEHLTIASGAEMERLWQARKDITYAAESFDPDLGLGPPGDVTVPIGRYPEMIAAVKTVAEEYDLFVPCFGHAGDGNLHYLVLADYDDTEEAARALEAYAELIKRALDLDGTITGEHGIGVGKRKFMELEHGETAVELMRAIKQTIDPKGILNPGKIVPLTSGSDDETDAKLI, from the coding sequence ATGACACATGATTGTTCATTTCTCGACAATCTCGATCTGGATGGAGATATTTCGTGGAGTCAATCCGATCGAGAGAATCACGCCGGTGATTTCGGGACAAGCGAAACGGACGAAGTCGAACCAGACGCTGTCGTCTTCGCAGAGTCAACCACAGACGTCTCACGGGTCGTTGCGGCCGCCAACGATCGTGGAGTGCCAGTCACACCCTACGCCGCGGGAACAGGATTAGAAGCCAACGCGACACCGATTGAGGGTGGCATCAGTCTCGACACGACACAGATGGATTCAATCGTCGAGATCGGGCCTAACGATCTTCAGATAGAGGTAGAAGCTGGCGTTATTGGCGATGATGTCAACGAAGCTCTCGAACGCTACGGGCTATTTTTTCCACCGTTGCCCTCATCCGGTTCGATTTCGACAATTGGCGGAATGATCGCGACCGACGCATCCGGCCAACAGACCGTCAAGTATGGAGAAGTCGCCGATTGGGTGCTCGAACTGACGGTCGTGTTAGCCGATGGATCGGTGATAAACGTTGGAAGCAAAGCAGCCAAAACATCGAGCGGCTACAATATCAAGGAGTTGCTCATTGGTAGTGAGGGGACATTAGGTATCATCACACGAGCGACGCTACAGCTCGCTGGACGCCCCGAGCAGATCAAGGGTGGACGAGCAGTTTTTCCGACGCTGACCGATGCTACCGAAGCCATCTCCGATGCGATTACCGCCGGCGTCGATGTCGCTAAGATCGAACTCATTGACGATCAGACTGCTGTGTTGGCCAACGACTACTCGGATACTGAACTACCGGAGAAACCGATGATCTTCCTCGAATTTCATGCAGACCACGGAATCGACGAAGAGATTGATTTCTGTCGGAGTATCTTCAACGCCCACGAGATGGAACATCTAACGATAGCCTCTGGTGCGGAGATGGAACGCCTCTGGCAGGCGCGCAAGGATATTACCTACGCCGCCGAGTCGTTCGATCCTGATCTCGGCCTCGGTCCCCCGGGTGACGTGACCGTCCCCATCGGGCGATATCCTGAGATGATCGCTGCGGTCAAGACCGTTGCCGAAGAGTACGATCTTTTCGTCCCCTGCTTTGGCCACGCAGGCGACGGAAATCTCCACTACCTCGTGCTGGCGGACTACGACGATACAGAGGAGGCAGCCCGTGCTCTGGAAGCCTACGCCGAACTCATCAAACGTGCCCTCGACCTCGATGGGACCATCACTGGTGAACACGGAATCGGCGTCGGCAAGCGGAAATTCATGGAACTCGAACACGGCGAGACGGCGGTTGAACTCATGCGTGCCATCAAACAAACGATCGATCCGAAAGGAATCCTGAATCCGGGGAAGATCGTCCCGCTCACGAGTGGATCTGATGACGAAACAGATGCGAAATTAATCTGA
- a CDS encoding bifunctional oligoribonuclease/PAP phosphatase NrnA, with product MSKEQDLSNLLADNDSLGIVCHNNPDPDCLASALALERIADENSVKTIDIYYSGQISHRQTRTFVNLLDINLHLFDLTMALDHDLTAFVDHSIPGINNEIPPDTQIDIVIDHHPADKIDARFVHREDSGATATILVGYLHDLEIEPEADLATALLFAIRRETLEFIRGATIHEYVAAEYLHPYVDLDLLGQLLTPPYTPATIDALSDAIDNRTVRSSSLVSHVGTTTERNAIPQAADFLINLEGINTAVIFGVIEDEIQLSARSTSPSVHVGKLLRGTFEGLGNVSGHRDAADGRVSLGLFSDVGDRDTVVDLAAQLVTYRLFHAMDLPE from the coding sequence ATGAGTAAAGAACAGGATCTCTCTAATCTCTTGGCTGACAATGACTCTCTTGGTATCGTCTGCCACAACAATCCCGACCCGGATTGTCTCGCTAGTGCATTGGCGCTTGAGCGAATAGCTGACGAAAACAGTGTAAAAACAATCGATATCTACTACAGTGGTCAGATCTCACACCGTCAAACTCGTACATTCGTTAATCTTCTCGATATCAATTTACATTTATTCGATTTAACAATGGCGTTGGATCACGATCTCACGGCATTCGTCGATCATTCGATCCCTGGCATCAACAACGAGATACCACCCGATACACAGATCGACATCGTGATTGATCATCATCCAGCCGACAAAATCGACGCGCGTTTCGTTCATCGGGAGGATTCTGGAGCGACAGCGACAATTCTGGTCGGGTATCTTCACGATCTCGAAATCGAACCAGAAGCAGACTTAGCAACGGCGTTGTTGTTTGCGATACGGCGTGAAACGCTTGAGTTCATTCGCGGCGCGACGATCCACGAATACGTCGCAGCTGAGTATCTGCATCCGTATGTTGACCTTGATCTTCTCGGACAGTTGCTGACACCACCGTACACACCCGCGACGATCGACGCGCTGAGCGATGCGATCGATAATCGAACAGTGCGGAGTTCATCACTCGTTTCACACGTCGGTACAACAACCGAGCGCAACGCCATTCCACAAGCCGCTGATTTCCTCATCAACCTCGAAGGCATCAACACTGCCGTGATCTTTGGGGTGATTGAAGACGAAATACAGTTGAGTGCTCGTTCGACCAGTCCAAGCGTTCACGTCGGCAAGCTCTTGCGTGGTACCTTCGAGGGATTGGGAAACGTCAGCGGACATCGTGATGCAGCAGACGGACGAGTTTCATTGGGACTATTTTCCGATGTTGGGGATCGTGATACTGTCGTCGATCTTGCCGCCCAACTCGTCACGTACCGCCTCTTTCACGCGATGGATCTGCCTGAATAA